A section of the Amycolatopsis sp. AA4 genome encodes:
- a CDS encoding FGGY-family carbohydrate kinase, whose product MTRRGILAVDEGSTGTRAAVVGEDGVAGPSFYTAVDVVHPEPSRVEQDAAQLLERTVDVARQAIVWAGENGVEIVGMSVCTQRATAILWDRETGRPLAPAVVWQDTRYADELAKLAPEWDPVLWDRTGRPVGTRAPFLWAARQLDQLDVPADRVLFGSVDTWLVWHLSGRTRYVMSATNAVAFGGYRLREHAWDREWLAALGFPAELAPPPVDDDGDFGCTDPGLLGIEVPIAAVMGDQHASLIALGALTPGQGTCVHGTGTFVGALAGDEPPDGLGEVDGVLCLVGWRSAGHSRFSLEAYTSTTGSALRWLTEDLGLFRSAAEISELAAAQPRSTSTWFVPTLAGLRTPVQRPDARGLLTGLSLATTRDVVARAVLDGIAHAVSDTVDALRTTMNRPVTRLRAGGGLAASDVLLQSQADFAGVEIERVADSATASLRGAAYLAGVRLGVWPSLAEAVAHLGKGEVFEPRLPEDERRELRARWQDVLAVSLS is encoded by the coding sequence GTGACGCGGCGCGGAATCCTGGCGGTCGACGAAGGCTCGACCGGCACGAGAGCAGCGGTGGTCGGCGAGGACGGGGTGGCCGGACCGTCGTTCTACACCGCCGTCGACGTCGTCCATCCGGAACCGTCCCGAGTGGAGCAAGACGCGGCGCAGTTGCTGGAGCGCACCGTCGACGTCGCCCGCCAGGCGATCGTGTGGGCGGGGGAGAACGGCGTCGAGATCGTCGGGATGTCGGTGTGCACGCAGCGCGCGACCGCGATCCTGTGGGACCGCGAGACCGGGCGGCCGCTGGCTCCGGCCGTGGTGTGGCAGGACACGCGGTACGCGGACGAGCTGGCGAAGCTCGCTCCGGAGTGGGATCCGGTGCTGTGGGACCGGACCGGCCGCCCGGTCGGCACCCGCGCTCCGTTCCTGTGGGCAGCACGGCAGCTCGACCAGCTCGACGTGCCCGCCGACCGGGTGCTCTTCGGTTCGGTGGACACCTGGCTCGTCTGGCATCTCAGCGGCCGCACCAGATATGTCATGTCGGCGACCAACGCCGTCGCGTTCGGGGGGTACCGGCTGCGCGAGCACGCGTGGGACCGGGAATGGCTGGCGGCACTGGGTTTCCCGGCGGAGCTGGCCCCGCCGCCGGTCGACGACGACGGCGATTTCGGGTGCACCGACCCGGGCCTGCTCGGCATCGAGGTGCCGATCGCCGCGGTGATGGGCGATCAGCACGCGTCGCTGATCGCGCTCGGCGCGCTGACCCCGGGCCAGGGCACCTGCGTGCACGGCACCGGCACGTTCGTCGGCGCGCTGGCCGGCGACGAACCGCCGGACGGGCTCGGCGAGGTCGACGGCGTGCTGTGCCTCGTCGGCTGGCGCAGCGCCGGACACAGCCGGTTCAGCCTGGAGGCCTACACCTCGACCACCGGTTCCGCCTTGCGGTGGCTTACCGAGGATCTCGGGTTGTTCCGTTCCGCCGCGGAGATCAGCGAACTGGCGGCGGCGCAGCCGAGAAGCACGTCGACCTGGTTCGTGCCGACGCTGGCCGGGCTGCGCACGCCGGTGCAGCGTCCCGACGCGCGCGGGCTGCTGACCGGGCTGAGCCTGGCTACCACGCGCGACGTGGTGGCGCGTGCGGTGCTCGACGGAATCGCGCACGCGGTGAGCGACACCGTGGACGCACTGCGGACGACGATGAACCGGCCGGTGACCCGCCTGCGAGCGGGCGGCGGGTTGGCCGCCAGCGACGTCCTCCTGCAAAGCCAGGCCGATTTCGCCGGGGTGGAGATCGAACGAGTGGCCGATTCGGCGACCGCCAGCCTGCGAGGCGCCGCGTATCTCGCGGGCGTCCGGCTGGGCGTGTGGCCGTCGCTGGCCGAAGCCGTTGCGCACCTGGGGAAAGGCGAGGTCTTCGAGCCTCGGCTGCCCGAGGACGAACGGCGCGAACTGCGCGCCCGCTGGCAGGACGTGCTCGCGGTCTCGCTGTCCTGA
- a CDS encoding glycerol-3-phosphate dehydrogenase/oxidase: MFTLPSRRPNAVAARATLSAPLRLDRRAALTDLETGTFDVLVIGGGVTGAYTALDAASRGLKVALVERDDFASGTSSKSSKMVHGGLRYIEQGNLDLVRHSLLERQRFRRNAPHLVQRLPFLFPILAKDGVFDARIAKAFESLLWTYDLAGGWRIGKLHQRLTVDEVLAHAPTLRAENLKGGLMYYDSRADDARLTLAIVRSAARHGAVVVNGAEVTGLRTAGGRVTGATVQADGEQIDVRARVVVNATGVWADRVEGMADDGHQPQVRPAKGVHIVLPWAKIRNDCTVTVPIPGRARRATCTRWGDVVVVGTTDTDYTGSTDDVHCTREEMDFLLEGAQIAFDTKLDAGDVLGSYAGLRPLVGGKEGATLDMRRDHHITVSAGMVTVTGGKLTTSRHMGELVVDKAIGLLGRKAKCRTKNLPLIGGAGYDAEATAATGGVAAHLGGRYGTEARFVSALVDENPALGEPLIEGQPFLKAEVVFAARSEMARSVDDVLSRRTRLRLFARDASVEAAPLVGELLGAELRLSPETVAAQVDQYRADVAREKSILFGDNLLGANA; the protein is encoded by the coding sequence ATGTTCACACTGCCGTCCCGACGGCCGAACGCCGTCGCCGCGAGGGCGACCTTGTCCGCGCCGCTGCGGCTCGACCGCCGCGCCGCGCTGACCGACCTCGAAACCGGCACGTTCGACGTGCTGGTGATCGGCGGCGGCGTCACCGGCGCCTACACCGCGCTCGACGCCGCTTCCCGCGGCCTGAAGGTGGCCCTGGTGGAGCGCGACGACTTCGCGTCCGGAACGTCGTCGAAGTCGTCCAAAATGGTGCACGGCGGCCTGCGCTACATCGAGCAGGGCAACCTCGACCTGGTCCGGCATTCGCTGCTGGAGCGGCAGCGGTTCCGCCGCAACGCCCCGCATCTGGTGCAGCGGCTGCCGTTCCTGTTCCCGATCCTGGCCAAGGACGGCGTGTTCGACGCCCGCATCGCCAAGGCTTTCGAGAGTCTCTTGTGGACCTACGACCTCGCGGGCGGCTGGCGGATCGGCAAGCTGCACCAGCGGCTGACCGTCGACGAGGTGCTCGCGCACGCCCCGACGCTGCGCGCGGAAAACCTCAAGGGCGGGCTGATGTATTACGACAGCCGTGCTGACGACGCACGGCTCACGCTGGCGATCGTGCGCAGCGCGGCCCGGCACGGCGCGGTGGTGGTGAATGGGGCCGAGGTGACCGGGTTGCGCACCGCGGGGGGACGCGTCACCGGCGCGACGGTTCAGGCCGACGGCGAGCAGATCGACGTCCGGGCGCGCGTCGTGGTCAACGCGACCGGCGTGTGGGCCGACCGGGTCGAGGGCATGGCCGACGACGGGCACCAGCCGCAGGTCCGCCCGGCCAAGGGCGTGCACATCGTGCTGCCGTGGGCGAAAATCCGCAACGACTGCACGGTCACCGTGCCGATCCCGGGCCGCGCGCGGCGGGCCACCTGCACGCGCTGGGGCGACGTCGTCGTGGTCGGCACCACCGACACCGACTACACCGGCTCGACCGACGACGTACACTGCACCCGCGAGGAGATGGACTTCCTCCTCGAAGGCGCCCAGATTGCCTTTGATACCAAGCTGGACGCGGGCGACGTGCTGGGCAGCTACGCGGGCCTGCGTCCGCTCGTCGGCGGCAAGGAGGGCGCGACGCTGGACATGCGCCGCGACCACCACATCACGGTGTCGGCGGGCATGGTCACGGTGACCGGCGGCAAGCTCACCACGAGCCGGCACATGGGCGAGCTGGTCGTGGACAAGGCGATCGGCCTGCTGGGCCGGAAAGCCAAGTGCCGCACCAAAAACCTGCCGCTGATCGGCGGTGCCGGATACGACGCGGAGGCGACCGCCGCGACCGGGGGCGTCGCCGCGCACCTCGGCGGCCGCTACGGGACCGAGGCGCGGTTCGTGAGCGCGCTGGTCGACGAGAACCCGGCGCTGGGGGAGCCGCTCATCGAGGGACAGCCGTTCCTGAAGGCCGAGGTCGTCTTCGCGGCGCGTTCGGAGATGGCGAGGTCGGTCGACGACGTGCTGTCGCGGCGGACGCGGCTGCGGCTGTTCGCGCGGGACGCGTCGGTCGAGGCCGCCCCGCTCGTCGGCGAACTGCTCGGCGCGGAACTGCGCCTCAGCCCGGAAACCGTTGCGGCACAAGTGGACCAGTACCGGGCGGATGTCGCCCGAGAGAAGTCGATCCTGTTCGGAGACAATCTGTTGGGAGCCAACGCATGA
- a CDS encoding FAD-binding oxidoreductase, with product MISRQTVTHPFNRGNYVVGAPTPPRWGGRTEPGKGDASLQTAAVAVPAALTEALRGLADAVHTERDEVVLRTRDWWAGSMIGETSGAPATPDAVIAEVSTVEQIQAAVRLCGEHRVPLTVSAGRSNVTGAALPVYGGVVLDVCGLNKIVSFDAESQIVEVQAGMFGDLFEKELQETHGATTGHWPSAFAISTVGGWVACRGAGQLSTRYGKIEDMVVGLDVVLADGTLARFGDYPRAATGPDLRQLFVGSEGTLGVITAVRLRTHPLPTYSKAIAYGFETFAAGLDACRRIMQRGATPAAMRLYDKLESGTHFGHPETNLLLIADEGDPVLVDAMLQVSAEECAATGSEMDSQPVFDRWLDERMLVGKSADGFTPGPGFVADTLEMAGSWSALPAIYDEVVAAIEAVPGTLAASAHQSHAYTDGACLYFSLRGDVEPEKRRHWYRSAWDAANAVLVRHGAALSHHHGSGLLRGPYLADALGTGFETFVAVKRALDPAGLLNPGKLGLPTELGPNPLDSAS from the coding sequence ATGATCAGCCGCCAGACCGTCACCCACCCGTTCAACCGGGGCAATTACGTGGTCGGCGCGCCGACGCCGCCGCGCTGGGGCGGACGCACCGAACCGGGCAAGGGCGACGCGTCGCTGCAGACGGCCGCGGTGGCCGTGCCCGCCGCGCTGACCGAGGCGTTGCGCGGGCTGGCGGACGCGGTGCACACCGAACGCGACGAGGTCGTGCTGCGCACCCGCGACTGGTGGGCCGGGTCGATGATCGGCGAGACCTCGGGCGCCCCGGCGACCCCGGACGCGGTGATCGCCGAGGTGAGCACCGTCGAGCAGATCCAGGCCGCGGTCCGGCTGTGCGGCGAGCACCGGGTGCCGCTGACCGTCTCGGCCGGACGCAGCAACGTCACCGGCGCCGCGCTTCCGGTGTACGGCGGGGTCGTGCTGGATGTGTGCGGGCTCAACAAGATCGTGTCGTTCGACGCCGAATCGCAGATCGTCGAAGTGCAGGCGGGCATGTTCGGCGACCTCTTCGAGAAGGAACTGCAGGAGACGCACGGCGCGACCACCGGGCACTGGCCGTCCGCGTTCGCAATCTCCACGGTCGGCGGCTGGGTCGCGTGCCGCGGCGCGGGCCAGCTTTCCACCCGTTACGGGAAAATCGAGGACATGGTCGTCGGCCTCGACGTCGTCCTCGCCGACGGCACGCTGGCCCGCTTCGGCGACTACCCGCGCGCCGCGACCGGCCCCGACCTGCGACAGCTGTTCGTCGGCTCGGAAGGCACGCTCGGCGTGATCACCGCGGTGCGGCTGCGCACGCATCCGCTGCCGACGTACTCGAAGGCCATCGCGTACGGCTTCGAAACCTTCGCCGCCGGACTGGACGCCTGCCGTCGGATCATGCAGCGCGGCGCGACCCCGGCCGCGATGCGCCTGTACGACAAGCTGGAGAGCGGCACGCACTTCGGCCACCCGGAGACGAACCTGCTGCTGATCGCCGACGAGGGCGACCCGGTGCTGGTCGACGCGATGCTCCAGGTCAGCGCCGAGGAATGCGCCGCTACCGGGTCCGAAATGGACAGTCAGCCGGTGTTCGACCGCTGGCTGGACGAGCGAATGCTGGTCGGCAAGTCCGCCGACGGGTTCACGCCGGGCCCGGGCTTCGTCGCCGACACTCTCGAGATGGCCGGTTCGTGGTCCGCGCTCCCGGCGATCTACGACGAGGTGGTCGCCGCGATCGAGGCGGTGCCGGGGACGCTGGCCGCGTCGGCGCACCAGTCGCACGCATATACCGACGGGGCTTGCCTGTACTTCTCGCTGCGCGGCGACGTGGAACCGGAGAAGCGGCGGCACTGGTACCGGTCGGCCTGGGATGCCGCGAACGCCGTGCTGGTACGGCACGGGGCGGCACTGAGCCACCACCACGGGTCGGGCCTGCTGCGGGGACCGTACCTGGCGGACGCGCTCGGGACCGGGTTCGAGACGTTCGTGGCCGTGAAGCGCGCTTTGGACCCGGCCGGGCTGCTGAACCCGGGCAAGCTCGGCCTGCCGACCGAACTGGGCCCGAACCCGCTGGACTCGGCGAGCTGA
- a CDS encoding glycerol-3-phosphate responsive antiterminator, which yields MNEKITAAFEDVPVCASVVGVAKVPDFVAAAARVGILASVPVGQLPKIVTALAGRDKLVFVNIDSCPGLATDRAGVDFLQEIGAAGVVSTRVAPIERARALAMLTMHKVFVTDRSNLNRSLEAVKRSGPDLVELMPAPIIPWMSAAAREVMSPFVAAGFVTDRDGVAHSLAMGAAAAASSDPGLWSLTRSRLRTGEE from the coding sequence ATGAACGAGAAGATCACGGCGGCGTTCGAGGACGTCCCGGTGTGCGCGTCGGTCGTCGGCGTCGCGAAGGTGCCGGATTTCGTGGCCGCGGCGGCGCGGGTCGGGATCCTGGCGTCGGTGCCGGTCGGGCAGCTGCCGAAGATCGTGACGGCGCTCGCCGGGCGGGACAAGCTCGTCTTCGTCAACATCGATTCGTGCCCCGGGCTCGCCACCGACCGCGCGGGCGTGGACTTCCTCCAGGAGATCGGGGCGGCCGGGGTGGTCAGCACCCGGGTCGCGCCGATCGAACGGGCGCGGGCGCTGGCGATGCTGACCATGCACAAGGTGTTCGTCACCGACCGCTCCAACCTCAACCGGAGCCTGGAGGCGGTCAAGCGCAGCGGGCCGGACCTGGTGGAGCTGATGCCCGCCCCGATCATCCCGTGGATGTCGGCGGCGGCGAGGGAGGTCATGTCGCCGTTCGTCGCGGCCGGTTTCGTCACCGACCGCGACGGGGTGGCGCATTCGCTGGCGATGGGCGCGGCGGCCGCCGCGTCCTCCGATCCGGGGCTGTGGTCGCTGACCCGGTCCCGGCTGCGTACAGGAGAAGAATGA
- a CDS encoding putative quinol monooxygenase, translated as MSFVVVARYATAERDRVVELLGPMAEASRREPGCRRYTVHTGIEDGVVVIVEEYDSEADFTAHCASEHFTRIVLGEVVPLLSDRQVTRCVPVGA; from the coding sequence ATGAGTTTCGTAGTGGTGGCCCGGTATGCGACCGCGGAACGGGACCGGGTGGTCGAGTTGCTTGGCCCGATGGCGGAGGCGTCGCGGCGCGAGCCCGGGTGCCGGCGGTACACCGTCCACACGGGAATCGAGGACGGCGTCGTGGTGATCGTCGAGGAGTACGACAGCGAGGCGGACTTCACCGCGCACTGCGCGTCGGAGCACTTCACGCGGATCGTGCTCGGCGAGGTCGTGCCGCTGCTGTCGGACCGGCAGGTCACCCGCTGCGTCCCGGTGGGCGCGTGA